The Nicotiana tomentosiformis chromosome 2, ASM39032v3, whole genome shotgun sequence genome includes the window TATTATGTAGAATAGACATTTATTATTGAATTGAACTTTTTGCCGTTgaaaacaaaattaattaaataaaagtatACTTTTTCTCGCAACTTAAACAAACTTTTAGATGAAATGAATCATACACAATTGGTATCGAAGATAGATCGAATCTCATCATCAcccaatattaaaaaaaaataaaaaaatctgcGTGCTTAACCTATACAAAAGAATCAAAGTGTGTTCTCTCACACAACTTAAGTTTTTAGATGAAACATAACAAGTTAATTACACTGCTGTTAAAACTGCACTAAAAATAGATAAAGAACACATCTTTATAGAGAAGCTACACTTTCCTGCTTTCTAGCCCTTGATCGAGCAGCAGACTCACGGTTTTTGATCATCCTCTTGTTTTTCTGGTCACTTGAATTGTTTTCAGACTCACCGCACCTCTTTCTTCCATTAGTATTCCCTCCAACTGGTGAAGCCAAAGCCTCAAATGACCTACTCGAAATAGTAGCTTTTTGCTGCTGAGAACTTGAGTTTTGCCTTAAGTTACCAAAGAAATGAAGTCCAGGGCCAGAGTTTAATGTCAGCACAGTAACagcaggaggaggaggaggagcagGGGAAACATAGCCTTTTGCTGCTGTTTGAGGGTTATTAGCAAATGGCCTAGCCAAGAAATCTTGTAAAATCATGCCACCAAAATTGGTAGAATTACTAGTATTTTCTTGTGGATCAAGAATATGATCTCTAGAAGAAGAAGTAGTGTGGTCATTTAGAGAAGAAAGATTTATGTCTTTCCAAACTTCTTCCATGGTTTTATTATTAAGTCTATGATTATTGCTAGTAGGTGTacgagatgaagaaaaagaagatgtGGATGATGACATAGTGGATTTCCTGAGAGAGAAAATTATTGAGAAAAAAACAAATTGGACTATGTTTTTTCCCTGcttgttgttttctttttctagTAGTACGTACTATAGTAGACACACAAATCTTTACAAGACTTATAACCTTAGATTTTCTAGTCGGGAACCAAAACTacgttcttttggactcaaagaataaaaatgtgatttttttagactcaaagaaccaaaatatgtgaaaaaaaaatttagtgacatttttatatataacgcccttttaaagggcgctataccttaacgatcGTTTGTCCAGTTAAATATAGCGAACTTTTAAAAGGCACTATATAGTACGCAAAAAAGTGGGAATATATAACGCCCTTTATTAAGACGCTATAATATATCGTCTTAATAAAGGGCGCTATACATATATAAAGGTCGTCCCTTTCCCATTCCCCGCCGAACAGAAtcgcccccccccccctcccaaatTAAAAATCCAACAGCGGTCCCcccatttttaataaaaaaaagctCGAGTGGAGCCCACCGGTCCCACAAAAAGTGTAGATTCTCGGTCTGACGTCCTAACTAAGGCGTTATCTCGGAGTGGGTTGCTTGTTTCGGCTCAaaatcaccaaatcttcaatttttcaaaaattttaaatcgaggtattccgacttagtttttgttaaagcTCGTacaaaaatgcatattagttatttttaatgCGCTCTATGTTATTTTGTAATTATTTTGCGATTTgactaatttgttattttttatccggactatAGTATTAGTGcgctaaaaaaattagtaaaatagagaaattgttattCGTTGTTAAAACAATATTAATTAGTTAcattttactgtggtatatgtatttttgtgattaaatttatttgttgtttttatctGATTTAGATTATTTATCtgcttaaagactagtaaaatagataaattattagtTTAGTTCCCTGTAGTAGTATCTTGTGGTCTAATGTAGTGAGTACTCCTATTTGTAATGTAatgcccttttagcgtagtaaaatataGTTCCCTTTAGCATAGTatccttgtagttattgaaattaatcatttaagtatctcttatacccaaaaatacgtcaaaaaagatgatagttcaaacacaaactctctcaaattctagtcaacaaacgtaagaaaataatatgagaaaacaacaatatttgtcaaactaagtattgttatataaatatttaataattaaatcatgtatagttatgaaaattaattatttaattttattatagtcaaaaataagtgagtcataaacaaaaatataaaataataaaactaacatataaactaataaaactaacatatacaataatacactaacatttaaaataacaggcCTGTTGAATGATAAATCGGGAAAagtttctcatcatgaacacaagaattcaggataccttggtgctattgggcctcaaatatcgagcctggaaccaatatgtgaatatttaataattaaatcttgtataattataaaaattaattatttaattttattatagtcaaaaataggtgagtaacaaacaaacatataaaataataaaactaacatgtaaaataataaaactaacatattaaagtaacatataaaatataaaattataatattgaaaatgtatcaacctaattaacaatatagtaataataacatataaaattataatattgaaggtattgcaatatatttaagtaatgaaaaagaaaaataatgtaattaatattgttcaatttacactagtcgacatggaggttccgcctttgcatcccggacctgcctcgctagagctactgttgctaTAGGACGAGCATAGGTCTTCCCACATATGGGAGGGACAGTTACTGGCCCAGACGTTCCGCGCCAAgagagtagacgatatgtgggacttTCTTATGGACCACCATCTCCATCCCTGTATAGGCAGACGCCTCCAGGATACATGTTTTTATAGGATTGTGGAGATCGGCCGGCTGCAGCTGGGTTAGTCGTTGATCACGGctctgatagagcggtggcgaccggagacgcacataTTTCAtttgcccattggcgaggccactatCACGCTTCAGGACCTGGAGGCCCTGTATGGGCTGCCCGTTGATGGACACCCTGTTGCTTTGCCTAATGCCATCAGAGAGTATATGGGTTTGCAGTACCTGGAGATGCTGCAGCGGCTCACCGATTTCTAGCCACCGAATGAGACTATATTGATTGGGGCTAGTCGTCTGCAGTTGACACCCGTTCGGCAGCATTTGGAGGCGATGCACAGTGACATCACAGATGATACACCAGAGCTTCATATTCACCGGTACACGAGGTTGCTGTTGCTACTTATGTTTGGAAGGgttttgttcccgaacacttcggggaacctagttagcttgagatttcttcatcatcttgaacGGCTAGATGATTTATGTCATTACAGTTGGTGTGCTGCTGTTCTCGTTTACTTGTACAGGCAGATGTGCGGGGAgagcatgggcacccagcgaGACGTTGCAGGATTTTTGCCgctgctgcaggtgaaaacatagtcgaatactctcttcattataacatacctagtaaaaatataccttaatTTTACGTCCACgttgtatattaggtttgggcctgggagcggttcctgcaattgcagccacctctaccacccttagctccggatgcaccacctccatttctccctttagcttggaggtgggttgataggcgaggatATGGACGAGAGTACGAGGCTCTACATAATCTCCCCTATTGCAGGGATTTAttggatttgctggagggcgcagaggtaaatgtatacctaagtttacttggcctggctttatATGTGTTGCGTACACTCACATTTCCTGTTTATACTTAATAGGTCATTTGGAGGCCATACAACGATGAGCTAATAGCTGGTTTTCCCTATTATTGCTCGATTGGCCTAATTATGTAGAGCTCTTCCGTCCCATTGATGTGTCTCGATAatgtcgagcatcatgccaccgagcgagtacttcgccagtttggtcgCCCGCAGCTTGTACCGCCACTGCCCGCTTGGCATATGACGCATTACCAGcaggatgatcgttccagggtggACCAGATATATGTGGCATAGCTAGAGGCGCATATCGATACTTGGGACCAGTGGCATGACCTGATTCCGCCACCCTACCTCCACCTGACCGTCCGGATggtgagcatgagtatatgggctGGTACCGCAGCGTTACCCGACTTTTCGTCGGGAATCCCGTTTATCGCGCTAGCGGTCAGTACGTTCCATATGCTGGGAGGCACGAGGCACTGGTATAttatttggtatacttacttataacgttaaccTGGCGTTCCGTAATTTATATTGTACATGCTATTGGTCTATATCTGTTCCACCAGTTGGGATTGCAGATGCAATAACATACTGACGAGGGAGCAGCcgctttgcacgagtatggccggCAAGTTACCGATCTGGCTTCCCGGACATTGAGGCGAGCCCAAGATGATGAGCGCTTATGATACGAGGCTGAGTATATGGCGCCAGAGCAGTACCATCTTGGGCTACCAGTAGAGCTGGAACGTGGTTGATTGGCAAGCTTGCCCAGAGAGGTAGGGATATCCCACAAGgtaggggtgtcccacgaggtaGGGGTGTCGGCGAGGAGGTAGTCCCCAGTAAGGGGCCGTTGAGGAACCTGTTGAGGATGTTAGAGTTGATCAGCTGGGTAACCTTCATGAGCCAGACCATGCTCATAGTGATATGTcgtcattcagccttcagcttACTCCAGGGACTTTGCAGGTGATCTCGTCAGCTCCATTATTGATCGCGGGCACGGCCATTATGCGAGAGGATTGGGATCAATATTTTTCTGACCCATCGACCGTTGCTGATGATCGTTCGACACAAGATGTGGATAATGGGCGCcagctgagttatggctcatcatcgagggatgctgaggatctttcagaggcgcaggtttgtttgtattactattatttatatttgtttttatctcattgattagtcataaatatctaaatattttttaaggcttcatcctcgcccgtcacggaggctAGCTTGTGCGATACTGACATGGCTGCAATGGATGATTATATTCAAGAGCCTaacgagaccatggtaagacaatttaaatttatGTGACTTAACACATACATTACTAAtacatatttcatatactaaaatatcttattattctgtaggttactgctggaccgACGGCCACTTCTACCGAGCCTGCTAGCCCTACTGATGATCATGCTGtagcgcatcctccgataaagaggcgacgtgatgaggatgatcctgatagtgtagccgggtgggatgggatgcgcctcaagCCAACGGCTGCTTTAAAGCATACAAGATGTGGGACacattagtttttattttattttatgtacatatgacattcagtaatgttacgacccaaaacctaatccgtcgtgatggtgcctatcccgatactaggcaagccgacctttccaaaacactttcagaatttaatagaaatgaattaagacatttaaaataatcggagtttctcataaatacgggggtaaaacccaaataaaatataagtgcggGAAAATAGCCCGACatagggtgtcactaagtcatgagcatctaataaccaatctagaaacatagtctactacagtctatgccaaatgcatatacaagagagaaaagataatacgAAAGGATAAACAAGGACTACGGACACCGATAGCTACCTTGTAAGTATCCAATAATCAGCatgcgcacgaactcagcgaccgtcagaaccgtacacacctggatctgcacattaAGTGCATGGTgtaacatgagtacaaccaactcatcaagtaacataattaaataaggaactgagaagcagtgacgaactataataatacagatcatttcaaaagtttttagcaaagagtgaacatgctttcaaatctggtggtataagtcaaatcagttcgagctcaagtaacacatatatgaatcttccagaaatttcacaacaacagcaGATAACAACATAAGTGcatcaataaataaaagcaagtacagcctctcaaggcagccgtcactcaactcatctcaacagctcacactctcggctctcagccctcaagacacactctcaataggtacatgcactcactgggggtgtacagactccggaggggctccttcagcccaagcgctacattgttgcggcatgcagcccgatccaatcttgttgcagcatgcaacccgatccaatcttgttgcggcgtgcaaccaaaTCCAATAACattcaattcaacaagtatacgatgactgcgggtcccaacagtgatatcatatggcctaagcatgatttctaacatgaaaggcagtcaattgctcaaagaagAGGAAAGACAAGAAATAACAATGGccattcgactttacagtcttacgggatggaccaagtcacaatccctcatggtgcacgctcacacgcccgtcacccatcatgtgcgtcacctccaaacactcacatcataccaattctcggggtttcataccctcaaaaccagatttaagactgttacttacctcaaaccgcgtgaAATTctactctgcaatgcctttgcccatcgaatcagtctccaaatgccccgaatctagccacaagaagtacgagataattaatataggctaaaggaatcaattctacaagaaaaatacgaaattacaagccaaaatccaaaattggtcACAAGCCGGCCCCGGGCctatgtctcgaaatccgacaaaagtcacaaaacccgaaagcccattcactcacgagtccaaccataccaaatttatccaaatccgatgtcaaaatcctaatcaaaacccaaaatcgtagttgaagaacttcttcccattttccccaatttttaacccaaatccgaaatttaatgataaaattaatgataTATTAGTGGGATAcaaccaaaatcaagtgtagaatcattacccaattgatgtctctgaaaatccctcaaaatctcttccaaatccgagctcccaaactcaagttttgataaaaatggccaaacccctTGTTTTTGAATCTTTATAACTGCCCAgttaatttcttcttcgcgaacgcggtcaaagcctcgcgttcgcgttgaacAAAAAAATGTTGACCAGAATTCCTCTGTCGCGAACACGAGGACCATATCATGAACGCGTAGCCTCAGGGTTCCACATCTTTACGAACGCGGGAACCACATCGTGAACATGAAGAGTAACTCAGCTGGACTTCCCATATACCTTATGCGAATGCGAGAACtcccttgcgaacgcgatgaagaaaatgtctGCAACAAAATaccagaaaatctgctatcttccaaagtccaaaaggtgatccgttaagcattcgaaactcacctgaggtccccgagacctcaaccaaacataccaaccaatcctcaaacaccatacgaacttagtcgagccttcgaatcactcaaaacaatggtaaaacaccaattacactcggattcaagcctaaagaacttctaaactttcaaattccacaaacgacgccaaaacctaCTAAACcgcgtctgattgacctcaaatttttcacacaagtcacattcatcattacggacctattccaatttccagaatcggaatccgaccccaatattaaaaagtcaaccccccggtcaaacttcacaAAATTCGACTTTctctatttcaagcctaaattagctacagacctcaaattcacagtccggatatgctcctaagtccaaaatcatctaacggagctaatagaattgaaggaacaccattccggagtcgtcttcacacacttctgactacggtcaaaattctgagacttaagcttccgttttagggtctaagtgtctcaaatcactctgaaaccaaaaacaagacctcccgaccAGTCACGTAAGCAGAAATAGATACGAGGAaaataataaataggggatcggggataatacactcaaaatgaccggccgggtcgttacaagtaaataatagcaacaaatttttattgtttatattatatgagcattatatttttatttatctggttcttcattattttaatactacaataCAAACACAAACataacaacttaacataatttaaattcagtacaactaataACGTAGTATTTCACCGCGCTATGTATCGCGTGTTAAATATTCTTTCGGGTAAAATACAGCTTTTCCAGAAGAcagcttttgcaggcgagcagctttttaggtcgacaagacaacacacataacg containing:
- the LOC104095335 gene encoding protein FD — its product is MSSSTSSFSSSRTPTSNNHRLNNKTMEEVWKDINLSSLNDHTTSSSRDHILDPQENTSNSTNFGGMILQDFLARPFANNPQTAAKGYVSPAPPPPPAVTVLTLNSGPGLHFFGNLRQNSSSQQQKATISSRSFEALASPVGGNTNGRKRCGESENNSSDQKNKRMIKNRESAARSRARKQAYTNELELKVAHLMEENARLKKQQQQLWLAAAAQLPKKNSLYRTSTAPF